In one Neobacillus sp. CF12 genomic region, the following are encoded:
- a CDS encoding UvrD-helicase domain-containing protein: MGTAPEYSLALFADVSEIQYEVHTLCSYMNTGVKIVLFTNSESVRETAEFQMKEYQKAKLLQIFVNEELEIHKKIEVFDGDNLEQVEEIALRYHQFNFHQYKIEHAPLNENIMVKAGAGTGKTTVMIDRILYLLIKGKLDPAEIAMITFTREAARNMYKKLRGELFARFNVTGVKEYIQWIEKLNNMRIQTIHSFAKSLLREIGSLRGYGLNVRLRSFTMEKRSWIEEELDTYFQSELESAQGNIESILSPLKMYELIDVIYDFWEKFEQKGFTSNEILNANFGPAAEGHEKMNELLKTVIKNVEKRFTQAKVTENSLSLSDLSREMDHIQEQYGKDAFKNVSSKISYLFVDEFQDSDDIQIRLFVTIQEAFSSKLFVVGDIKQSIYRFRGANHTAFEEIKELLKQRNVGINDQDYYLQKNYRTGKTLLERMNPYFSWWGQKKYLTYQTVEKNSDKLVGMFESDLDDPLTIDNKKEEQKEQMKRSIMPEIREAFNRVKGMNSKKEQSGEKEKFAVLTRTIDEARMIQAWCKEADLLTKLEVGGGFYRSKPVRDFHSLILGLLYPNDARFVSNLVYGPYGKAPFTLYGLISKKGYSLEKLEVIKSQSSFDFEKYQKQLKVLPVLSVLRRILEQRKPAQWIYSRRLDDLKESQGDNTDEQLQQEASLYAQQYDLNMGKLFEKMHQSFSEEFVSLAQIEKWLQVNIATNRDEEEVIHDVEDVLDYVHITTVHRSKGLEYYTVLIPFTERIFTPPFSKIIFNKEKTKVGWLIQKQNAGMKSNDFYDELYKHENLEAIQEETRLLYVAMTRAKQQLIIHRNRKNDHYNWTWSRLLSAERGE, translated from the coding sequence ATGGGAACTGCACCGGAGTACTCTTTAGCACTATTCGCTGATGTTTCGGAAATACAATATGAAGTGCATACATTATGCTCCTATATGAATACAGGCGTGAAAATCGTATTGTTCACAAATAGTGAAAGTGTGAGGGAAACAGCAGAGTTTCAGATGAAGGAATATCAAAAAGCAAAACTCCTTCAAATTTTTGTAAATGAAGAACTAGAGATACATAAAAAAATTGAAGTGTTCGATGGAGATAATTTGGAACAGGTGGAAGAAATCGCTTTACGTTACCATCAATTCAATTTTCATCAGTATAAAATTGAGCATGCTCCCTTAAACGAAAATATCATGGTCAAAGCAGGTGCCGGAACGGGGAAAACAACGGTCATGATTGATCGAATATTATATCTACTTATTAAAGGAAAGCTTGATCCTGCAGAAATTGCCATGATTACGTTTACACGTGAAGCGGCCCGGAATATGTACAAGAAGCTTCGGGGGGAACTGTTCGCTCGATTCAATGTGACAGGGGTAAAGGAGTATATTCAATGGATTGAAAAGCTTAATAATATGCGAATTCAAACAATTCATTCCTTCGCAAAAAGTTTATTAAGGGAAATTGGTTCTCTGCGTGGATATGGTTTAAATGTTCGGCTAAGGAGTTTTACCATGGAGAAGCGAAGTTGGATAGAGGAAGAATTAGATACCTATTTTCAATCAGAGTTAGAATCTGCTCAAGGAAATATTGAATCCATCCTTTCTCCATTAAAGATGTATGAACTAATCGATGTCATCTATGATTTTTGGGAGAAATTTGAACAAAAAGGCTTTACTTCGAATGAGATTTTGAATGCCAATTTTGGTCCTGCAGCAGAGGGTCATGAGAAAATGAATGAATTGCTAAAGACCGTCATTAAAAATGTCGAGAAAAGGTTTACCCAGGCAAAGGTCACGGAAAATAGCTTATCCTTAAGTGATTTATCTAGGGAAATGGACCATATCCAAGAGCAATACGGCAAAGATGCCTTTAAAAACGTATCTTCAAAAATCTCTTACCTGTTTGTTGATGAGTTCCAGGATAGTGATGATATCCAGATTCGGTTATTTGTCACCATCCAGGAAGCATTTTCGTCGAAACTTTTTGTTGTTGGAGATATCAAACAGTCGATTTATCGCTTCCGTGGTGCGAATCACACGGCATTTGAAGAAATCAAGGAGTTGTTAAAACAACGGAATGTAGGGATTAATGATCAGGATTATTACCTGCAGAAAAACTATCGAACAGGAAAAACGCTGCTGGAAAGGATGAATCCTTATTTTTCTTGGTGGGGGCAAAAGAAGTATCTGACCTATCAAACTGTGGAGAAGAATTCGGATAAATTAGTGGGGATGTTTGAAAGTGACTTGGATGACCCTCTCACGATTGACAATAAAAAAGAAGAACAGAAAGAACAAATGAAACGTTCTATCATGCCTGAAATTCGTGAGGCTTTTAATCGGGTAAAAGGAATGAACAGTAAAAAGGAGCAATCCGGCGAGAAGGAAAAATTCGCTGTTTTAACCCGGACAATCGATGAGGCGAGGATGATACAAGCTTGGTGCAAGGAGGCAGACTTGTTAACAAAATTAGAAGTTGGAGGTGGCTTTTATCGTTCCAAACCGGTGAGGGACTTTCATTCACTTATTTTAGGACTCTTATATCCAAATGACGCCAGGTTTGTTTCAAATCTTGTTTATGGACCTTATGGAAAGGCGCCTTTCACCCTTTACGGACTAATCTCTAAAAAAGGGTATTCCCTAGAAAAATTGGAAGTGATTAAAAGTCAATCCAGCTTTGATTTTGAAAAGTATCAAAAACAATTAAAGGTGCTACCGGTGTTGTCGGTACTTCGGAGAATCTTGGAGCAAAGAAAACCTGCACAGTGGATTTATTCAAGGAGATTAGATGATCTGAAAGAATCGCAGGGAGACAATACAGATGAGCAATTGCAGCAGGAGGCATCCCTTTATGCCCAGCAGTATGACTTAAATATGGGGAAATTATTCGAAAAGATGCATCAATCTTTTTCAGAGGAATTCGTTTCATTGGCTCAAATCGAAAAATGGTTGCAGGTAAACATCGCCACCAATCGGGATGAAGAGGAAGTTATTCATGATGTCGAGGATGTGCTGGATTATGTCCATATCACCACTGTCCATCGCTCAAAAGGTCTCGAATACTACACCGTCCTGATTCCTTTTACAGAAAGAATCTTTACACCGCCTTTCAGCAAGATTATTTTCAATAAGGAAAAAACAAAAGTAGGATGGTTGATTCAAAAGCAGAATGCCGGCATGAAAAGCAATGATTTCTACGATGAACTGTATAAACACGAGAATCTCGAGGCAATCCAGGAGGAAACCAGATTGCTTTATGTGGCGATGACCAGGGCAAAACAGCAGCTGATTATCCATCGGAATCGTAAGAATGATCATTATAATTGGACATGGTCAAGACTTCTTTCAGCGGAAAGGGGAGAGTAA
- a CDS encoding DNA cytosine methyltransferase: MSVLKVVSLFSGGGGLDIGFKKNGFKTVFATDFWDIACKTLETNNISKNILCADVREIDFNWIKLREQNIDVIIGGPPCPPYSQTRHYLTHKKNGFEDENSGFAVPEYFRAVKELGPKVFVFENVDGFMFKTHQEAMEFLKEVSEQLGYKIFYRVVNSANYGVPQTRKRFICVGVKEGLPDFEFPEETHAEKPEGNKLPWVTCGDVMADFDNILDEEMNQRPGAKHYELLKDIPPGDNYLFYTEKRGHPDPIFKWKSRYWTFLLKLSPNRPSWTIQASFSNNQGPFHWKNRFLRIEEIKRLQTFPDDYQLEGDFKDQWRQLGNAVPPLLSSIIANRIKETYFSNKMNKPLQNQA; encoded by the coding sequence ATGAGTGTTTTAAAAGTCGTTAGTCTTTTCTCCGGTGGTGGAGGATTAGATATTGGATTTAAAAAGAATGGATTCAAAACTGTTTTTGCGACTGACTTTTGGGATATTGCCTGTAAAACATTAGAAACCAATAATATCTCCAAAAATATCCTTTGTGCTGATGTAAGGGAGATTGATTTTAACTGGATTAAGCTTAGAGAACAAAATATTGACGTCATCATAGGAGGTCCACCTTGTCCTCCATATAGTCAGACAAGGCATTATCTAACACATAAAAAGAATGGATTTGAAGATGAAAACTCTGGTTTTGCCGTGCCTGAGTATTTCAGAGCTGTAAAAGAACTAGGTCCAAAAGTATTTGTTTTTGAAAACGTGGATGGGTTTATGTTTAAAACCCACCAGGAAGCAATGGAATTTCTAAAAGAAGTATCAGAGCAATTGGGATATAAAATATTCTACAGGGTAGTAAATTCTGCAAATTATGGTGTTCCTCAGACAAGAAAAAGATTTATCTGTGTCGGGGTAAAAGAGGGATTACCAGATTTTGAATTTCCTGAAGAAACGCATGCGGAAAAGCCAGAAGGAAACAAATTACCATGGGTAACATGCGGGGATGTTATGGCTGACTTTGATAATATTTTGGATGAAGAAATGAACCAAAGGCCGGGAGCAAAACATTATGAATTGCTAAAAGATATCCCACCTGGAGATAATTATTTATTCTATACAGAAAAAAGAGGACATCCCGATCCCATTTTTAAATGGAAATCGAGATATTGGACGTTCTTACTTAAATTATCTCCTAATCGACCATCTTGGACGATTCAAGCGAGTTTTTCGAATAACCAAGGTCCATTTCATTGGAAAAATAGATTTTTAAGAATTGAAGAAATAAAGAGGTTGCAAACTTTTCCTGATGATTATCAACTTGAAGGTGATTTCAAAGATCAATGGAGACAATTGGGGAATGCGGTTCCTCCATTATTAAGTTCAATTATTGCAAATAGAATTAAAGAAACTTACTTTAGTAATAAAATGAATAAGCCTCTACAAAATCAAGCTTAA
- a CDS encoding HNH endonuclease yields the protein MHVHHIIPLHEIQQNYIVDPIKDLIPVCPNCHGMLHRKENSV from the coding sequence ATCACATAATTCCCCTTCACGAAATCCAACAGAATTATATTGTAGATCCTATAAAAGATTTAATTCCAGTTTGTCCGAATTGCCATGGGATGCTTCATCGTAAAGAAAATAGTGTCTAA
- a CDS encoding DNA-binding protein, giving the protein MEYITAKEAAKNWGISQRRVQILCEQGRITGAVRLGWVWAVPKNVEKPIDMRKKSSIPN; this is encoded by the coding sequence ATGGAATATATAACTGCGAAAGAAGCTGCTAAAAATTGGGGAATATCACAGCGAAGAGTACAGATTTTGTGCGAACAAGGACGAATAACTGGAGCGGTTAGGTTAGGATGGGTTTGGGCTGTTCCCAAGAATGTTGAAAAACCTATTGATATGAGAAAGAAAAGCAGTATTCCTAATTGA
- a CDS encoding DNA cytosine methyltransferase produces the protein MSNVIQTEKDYSISKQSLELIFKDQLDVFECEFEKDKNGNIQIPFEHKGYTCNNDTDRIKDSKIQAISFFSGAGGLDIGTQLAGVKVLSSLDFYQDSVNTLKANKYFEHTEHAHKDISEVTGADYAQMIKLNNPEKLILVGGPPCQPFSKAGYWVTNEKRKANDDPRNMIGQYFRLISEIKPDGFVLENVESILHPSNRAAVESIEETTQALGYNYILLNVNSADYGIPQKRKRVFFLATKKDINEEMRKTHGSDKARLLNPNLLPYERVVDWIGKYDDEMYYDPTTEAEGKYYDNLKSVPPGKNYIALSERSGHPNPQFVAGKRYWSFLLKLHPNLPSWTIISKPGHWEGPFHWNNRRLTIREAAAIQTFPEDYIFTGSHRSKRLQIGNAVPPLLGKQVIEHLCRWL, from the coding sequence ATGTCGAATGTAATACAAACAGAAAAAGATTACAGTATATCAAAACAATCGTTGGAATTGATTTTTAAAGATCAATTAGATGTGTTTGAATGTGAGTTTGAAAAAGATAAGAACGGGAATATTCAAATTCCATTTGAACATAAAGGTTATACATGCAATAATGACACGGATAGAATTAAGGACAGTAAAATTCAAGCAATCAGTTTTTTCTCTGGTGCGGGTGGTCTGGACATTGGTACACAGCTAGCAGGTGTGAAGGTTCTCTCTAGCTTGGACTTCTATCAGGATAGTGTAAACACGCTCAAAGCCAATAAGTATTTTGAACATACCGAGCATGCTCATAAAGATATCTCTGAAGTCACTGGCGCGGATTACGCTCAAATGATCAAATTGAATAATCCTGAAAAACTAATTCTTGTTGGCGGTCCACCTTGTCAGCCTTTCTCTAAAGCTGGATATTGGGTAACCAATGAAAAAAGGAAAGCCAATGACGACCCTAGAAATATGATTGGACAGTATTTTAGATTGATATCGGAAATTAAGCCTGACGGCTTTGTATTAGAAAACGTGGAGAGTATTTTACACCCTTCCAATCGGGCTGCTGTTGAAAGCATTGAAGAAACCACACAAGCGTTAGGCTATAATTATATTTTACTCAATGTCAACTCTGCAGACTACGGAATTCCACAGAAGCGGAAGAGAGTATTCTTTTTAGCTACCAAAAAAGATATCAACGAGGAAATGAGAAAGACACATGGTTCGGACAAGGCAAGGTTACTAAATCCCAATTTATTACCTTATGAAAGAGTAGTTGATTGGATTGGTAAATATGACGATGAGATGTACTATGATCCTACAACAGAAGCAGAAGGTAAATACTATGATAATTTAAAGTCGGTGCCGCCAGGGAAGAATTATATTGCCCTTAGCGAAAGATCTGGCCATCCTAATCCACAGTTTGTGGCAGGGAAGAGGTATTGGAGTTTTCTTCTGAAGTTACATCCTAACTTACCTTCTTGGACGATTATTTCAAAACCTGGACACTGGGAAGGACCATTCCATTGGAACAATCGAAGATTAACAATTCGTGAAGCTGCAGCAATCCAAACGTTTCCTGAAGACTATATTTTTACTGGTTCTCATAGGTCGAAAAGATTACAAATCGGGAATGCCGTTCCGCCGTTGTTAGGAAAACAAGTGATAGAGCATTTATGTAGGTGGTTATAA
- a CDS encoding LlaJI family restriction endonuclease has product MRPIFLKELQTYTIPELKEKLSDLEVSHFENVLKELQDRKILMTREDKRFSIQFVGVLIIKGLVVFCLPKFIQISDEKTVIKQLLTLFREYSKRENLDQDDIESLGNVENNANYNMLSLIIYLISEYIENGLYSNEKSIHLLMGENEINWQKTIDEFQPVIDGVTPVYLEYYTSATLQDEENYFRLLHQFVLNECTEILKRTGLQEYFGFEPVHFEVNDDAFGTPQDILSRIQNELNVQFVKRKQMVLKALYSFISREQMEHESLLISFYGTRKFEIVWEKVCSYILDNKYPELKDYVDKPNWITTTGKTHHADTLIPDIISMYQSERNYFIISDAKYYSLTLTDTKLSNNPGVGDVTKQYLYQLAFTDYIQQNQIHEIRNLLLFPTEKNEIEQIGKVTIGFLQGLNLEDVQLLKLPAQKVFDMYIRNRRLNLNWFINKLLKDKALV; this is encoded by the coding sequence TTGAGACCGATTTTTTTAAAAGAGCTTCAAACATACACAATTCCTGAACTGAAGGAAAAACTAAGCGATTTGGAAGTCTCTCACTTTGAAAATGTCCTCAAAGAATTACAGGATAGAAAAATTCTAATGACACGAGAGGATAAACGATTTAGCATTCAATTTGTTGGTGTACTTATCATCAAAGGTCTAGTGGTTTTTTGCCTACCAAAATTCATTCAAATATCTGATGAAAAAACGGTTATCAAACAATTGTTAACCCTTTTTAGAGAATATAGTAAACGGGAAAATTTAGATCAAGACGATATTGAAAGCCTTGGAAATGTGGAAAATAACGCTAACTATAATATGTTATCATTAATTATTTATTTGATTTCGGAGTATATTGAAAACGGATTATATTCCAATGAAAAATCGATCCACCTACTAATGGGAGAAAATGAAATAAATTGGCAAAAAACAATCGATGAATTCCAACCTGTTATCGATGGTGTAACCCCAGTTTATTTAGAATATTATACTAGCGCCACTCTTCAAGATGAAGAAAATTATTTTCGATTATTACATCAGTTTGTCTTAAATGAATGCACTGAGATATTAAAACGAACAGGTTTACAGGAATATTTTGGTTTTGAACCTGTTCATTTCGAAGTAAATGACGATGCATTCGGAACACCGCAAGATATATTATCAAGAATACAAAACGAACTGAATGTTCAGTTTGTGAAACGGAAGCAGATGGTTCTCAAGGCGTTGTACTCATTTATTTCTAGAGAACAGATGGAACATGAAAGTTTGTTAATCAGCTTTTATGGAACAAGGAAGTTTGAGATTGTTTGGGAAAAAGTGTGTTCCTATATCCTAGATAACAAATATCCTGAGCTGAAAGATTATGTTGATAAGCCGAATTGGATTACCACTACCGGAAAAACACATCATGCGGACACATTAATCCCGGATATTATCTCGATGTATCAATCGGAAAGAAATTATTTCATTATTTCCGATGCAAAATACTATTCCCTTACCTTAACAGATACGAAGTTAAGTAACAATCCCGGCGTAGGAGATGTTACAAAACAGTACCTATACCAATTAGCTTTTACCGATTATATACAACAAAATCAAATTCATGAGATCCGAAATTTATTATTATTCCCGACTGAAAAAAATGAAATTGAGCAAATTGGTAAGGTTACCATTGGATTTTTACAAGGCTTGAATTTAGAGGATGTTCAGTTATTAAAACTCCCGGCACAAAAGGTATTCGATATGTATATTCGAAATAGAAGACTTAACTTAAATTGGTTTATTAACAAACTTTTAAAGGATAAAGCCTTAGTGTAA
- a CDS encoding AAA family ATPase: protein MTNERWEVDYDGTLVWKPSAISQRNRGKAKIELIKQLFVRDGWQCEILGDSTKFIHIRLTNPHTTENLEYNVALLNVVNDSRPNSNNPDSGSSYEKRIQGQDLKEIICPNKLIFGIYVLESEEDINHSIIVAWPEEILTSGSNRAYRVNTKKDIQPARLFGLYSDQSSAYNSVTFKPQNIYLYLKNRDILHRFHEDDETRAEDTTHTYGPLDRPHNRILFGAPGTGKSFKINEDKDKYFTVNQFERVTFHPNYSYAQFVGTYKPIPKRRTENGNMIEYISYEFVPGPFLRLWVKAFKSKQLNEDKNYLLIIEEINRANVAAVFGDIFQLLDRNLHGTSEYSIHISEDMRKYLVNECELAEEDALEVRLPDNLYIWATMNSADQGVQPMDAAFKRRWNFEYIDINAGSEKISGKIMNLKPFGEIEWNTLRNKINDRLSDSDLNINEDKLIGPFFLGDQELASPNIDDIFKSKLLMYLFEDVLKHRKGKFFLPLYNTFSKLLAAYDAGINIFDFPVKNISYEKQDEDDQMPLQLAETIE from the coding sequence ATGACAAATGAAAGATGGGAAGTCGACTACGATGGTACCTTAGTTTGGAAACCATCAGCTATTTCACAACGGAATAGAGGAAAAGCGAAAATTGAATTAATTAAACAATTATTCGTACGGGATGGATGGCAATGTGAAATACTGGGTGATAGCACCAAATTTATTCACATCCGATTAACCAATCCCCACACAACCGAAAATCTAGAATATAATGTGGCTTTACTGAATGTGGTAAATGACTCGCGCCCGAATAGTAATAATCCAGACTCTGGTAGTTCCTATGAAAAGCGTATTCAGGGTCAAGATTTAAAAGAAATCATTTGCCCTAATAAATTGATATTTGGTATATATGTGTTAGAGAGTGAAGAAGATATCAATCATTCCATTATTGTGGCTTGGCCAGAGGAAATTTTAACGAGTGGCTCTAATCGTGCCTATCGAGTTAATACGAAGAAAGACATTCAACCAGCTCGTTTATTTGGATTATATTCAGACCAAAGCTCAGCCTATAACTCAGTTACATTCAAGCCTCAAAATATTTACCTATACTTGAAAAATAGAGACATTCTTCACAGATTTCATGAAGACGATGAGACTAGAGCTGAGGATACAACCCATACATACGGACCGCTTGACCGTCCGCATAACCGGATCCTTTTTGGGGCACCCGGAACCGGGAAAAGTTTTAAAATTAACGAAGATAAAGATAAATATTTTACGGTAAATCAATTTGAACGTGTAACCTTTCATCCTAATTATTCCTATGCACAGTTTGTAGGCACATATAAACCGATCCCGAAGCGGAGAACTGAGAATGGAAATATGATTGAATATATTTCCTACGAGTTTGTACCGGGTCCTTTTTTAAGGTTATGGGTTAAAGCTTTTAAAAGCAAACAATTAAATGAAGATAAAAATTATTTATTAATCATTGAAGAAATCAATAGAGCCAATGTTGCTGCTGTATTTGGGGATATTTTTCAATTACTAGATCGTAATCTTCACGGAACGAGCGAGTACTCGATTCATATATCAGAGGATATGAGGAAATATCTTGTTAATGAATGTGAGTTGGCAGAAGAGGATGCTCTTGAAGTAAGATTACCTGATAACTTGTATATATGGGCTACCATGAATAGCGCCGATCAGGGAGTACAACCAATGGATGCTGCCTTTAAGAGAAGATGGAATTTTGAGTATATCGATATCAACGCTGGTAGTGAGAAAATTTCTGGAAAGATTATGAATCTGAAACCTTTTGGTGAAATTGAGTGGAATACATTAAGAAATAAGATCAATGACCGATTGTCTGATTCCGATTTAAATATAAACGAAGACAAGCTGATTGGTCCATTTTTTCTTGGTGATCAAGAGCTTGCTTCACCAAATATTGATGACATATTCAAAAGCAAGTTACTGATGTATCTATTTGAAGATGTTCTTAAACATAGAAAAGGAAAGTTCTTTTTGCCTTTATATAATACTTTCTCTAAATTATTAGCAGCCTATGACGCTGGCATCAATATATTTGACTTTCCTGTTAAAAATATCAGCTATGAGAAACAGGACGAAGATGATCAAATGCCTTTGCAATTAGCTGAGACAATAGAGTAA
- a CDS encoding UvrD-helicase domain-containing protein — MTVMKPELEQHYKKSEQAFQLLQRAWTGFTEEDNLAEKTSRFLKNIELSNEQSVVAKNSSTDLMIKGVAGSGKSITLLARMMQKMAEEFNKRFLFVSFNHELVRDAEKRFKESEYYQELLQQEHTVHFFTFHELAHYQLRSIGVKLPKFITSHKKLSREEDNILAKMFLLILKLDSEEFKDYPPISTIKKTQNTNFLFEEFSWMKGNGFISKEDYLECERVGRGKLPNISKRQRETIYRLYEEYRKLQEQNFYNRIDREDYALLLIENFHRIIGTAKYDHIFVDEMQDLQPMQLKVLVFLNKGTMTLSGDERQRIFKASPFSYRSLGINVQGSSVILKTNHRSTFQIMKLANSLQFERTAEDSKYDNEKYFPRQGQSPMIRGFKSVEKMLDEIIKIIQQRYAEHPDGTFVIIHRFNKEQETINVHTYLGRGFRVNRQTSYTGTGSHSGPKVFLLEAKETKGLEFDFVFIVNFNNKTYPHIDEIEALYKRRQHIKQDIAEDLKTLQDKEKRILYVSLTRAKQEVYLFYPYRNNAEEVISPFVHDFNLKDYITKLPK; from the coding sequence ATGACCGTGATGAAGCCGGAACTGGAACAGCATTATAAAAAGTCAGAACAAGCATTTCAACTTCTTCAGCGTGCCTGGACAGGTTTCACTGAAGAAGATAATCTTGCTGAGAAAACGTCTAGGTTTTTAAAAAATATAGAACTAAGCAACGAACAGTCTGTCGTAGCGAAAAATAGTTCAACCGATTTAATGATAAAAGGGGTGGCGGGCAGCGGTAAAAGTATCACCCTGCTGGCCCGGATGATGCAAAAAATGGCCGAGGAATTTAATAAGAGATTCTTATTTGTGTCATTTAATCATGAGTTGGTCAGGGATGCGGAGAAACGATTCAAAGAGTCGGAGTATTATCAAGAACTTCTACAGCAGGAACATACCGTGCATTTCTTCACTTTTCATGAATTGGCCCATTACCAGTTGAGGTCAATTGGTGTGAAATTACCGAAGTTTATCACCTCCCATAAGAAGCTGAGCCGGGAGGAAGATAATATTTTGGCCAAAATGTTTCTTCTTATTTTGAAATTGGATAGCGAGGAGTTTAAGGACTACCCTCCCATTTCCACGATAAAAAAAACACAAAACACAAATTTCTTATTTGAGGAATTTTCCTGGATGAAAGGGAATGGATTTATATCAAAGGAAGATTATCTTGAGTGTGAGAGGGTAGGCAGGGGGAAACTCCCAAACATTTCGAAAAGACAAAGGGAAACGATTTATCGTTTGTATGAAGAATATCGTAAACTACAGGAACAGAATTTTTATAATCGGATTGACCGTGAGGATTATGCCCTTTTATTAATTGAGAATTTCCATCGAATTATCGGGACAGCAAAATATGACCATATCTTTGTCGATGAAATGCAGGATTTGCAGCCCATGCAATTAAAGGTACTCGTATTTTTAAATAAAGGAACGATGACACTGAGCGGAGATGAAAGACAGCGTATCTTTAAAGCGAGCCCATTCTCATATCGATCACTAGGAATTAACGTACAAGGAAGCAGTGTAATCCTAAAAACAAATCACCGTTCTACTTTTCAGATTATGAAATTGGCCAATTCGTTGCAATTTGAACGGACTGCGGAAGATTCAAAATATGACAATGAAAAATATTTTCCAAGACAAGGTCAGTCCCCGATGATTAGAGGTTTCAAAAGCGTTGAAAAAATGCTTGACGAGATCATTAAAATCATTCAACAGAGGTATGCAGAGCATCCCGACGGGACGTTTGTTATCATCCACCGCTTTAATAAAGAGCAGGAAACCATTAATGTACATACGTACTTAGGCCGAGGTTTTAGGGTCAACCGTCAGACCAGCTATACGGGCACTGGATCTCATTCAGGACCAAAAGTCTTTCTATTAGAAGCAAAAGAAACAAAAGGACTTGAGTTTGACTTTGTGTTCATTGTTAATTTTAATAATAAGACATATCCGCATATCGATGAGATAGAAGCCTTATACAAACGGCGGCAGCATATTAAACAGGATATTGCCGAGGATTTGAAGACGTTGCAAGATAAGGAAAAACGGATTCTTTACGTTAGTCTGACAAGAGCCAAGCAAGAGGTCTATTTATTTTATCCATATCGAAACAATGCGGAAGAGGTCATTTCTCCTTTTGTTCATGATTTTAATCTGAAAGATTATATAACAAAACTACCCAAGTGA
- a CDS encoding nucleoside triphosphate pyrophosphohydrolase — MTQVIESTGKQFFVRTLNDEEYIKELKNKSFEELQEYLNADNDENAIEELADLLEIIHALAKCHGASFEEVEEVRRKKAEKRGRFEENIFLIEVEDE, encoded by the coding sequence ATAACACAAGTAATCGAAAGCACAGGAAAACAGTTTTTTGTTAGAACCCTAAACGATGAAGAATACATAAAAGAACTAAAAAATAAGAGTTTTGAAGAACTACAGGAGTACCTTAATGCCGATAACGATGAGAATGCCATTGAGGAGTTAGCTGATCTGCTTGAAATTATTCATGCATTAGCCAAATGCCATGGAGCCTCCTTTGAAGAGGTTGAGGAGGTTCGACGAAAGAAGGCAGAAAAACGCGGGAGATTTGAGGAAAATATTTTCCTAATCGAAGTTGAAGATGAGTAA
- a CDS encoding winged helix-turn-helix domain-containing protein gives MDKDNGFPNNKQLREATLIALEELGGSAKTQDINAKVIELLEIPEDIVKLPHPDGVCTLLDYRLRWARTDLKGIRSIENTKRGIWSLVHIQKNDFN, from the coding sequence GTGGATAAAGATAATGGGTTTCCAAATAATAAACAATTAAGAGAGGCAACTCTTATTGCTCTTGAAGAGCTGGGGGGTTCTGCAAAGACACAGGATATTAATGCTAAGGTTATTGAATTACTAGAAATCCCAGAAGATATTGTTAAATTACCGCACCCAGATGGGGTATGTACCTTGTTAGATTATAGACTGAGATGGGCAAGGACAGATTTAAAGGGGATTAGGTCTATTGAAAATACTAAACGTGGAATATGGAGTTTGGTACACATACAAAAAAATGATTTCAATTAG